The Oncorhynchus nerka isolate Pitt River linkage group LG11, Oner_Uvic_2.0, whole genome shotgun sequence genome includes the window CATCTTGTTGATCCTCGGTCGGAAGTTGTTGGGGTCTCTCCTGAACGTTATCTCCAGCTGTGATAGGAACTTGTTCATCCCTGCGAGTAAGGTCTGTGGCCTGAGAGGTCAAAAGATGACGGGCCCGTGTTACACAGTTGCTTAAGAGCTAAACATCTGTCATGAAAATACCACTTTGTCAGACTGGAACATCAATTTCAGTCTGGATTTGACAGTTTGCTTACAAATGAACCAATAAGCAGTTTGAAAGAGCTACGAGTTCCATCAAGTTAGAGGAAGAAAACAATAGCCACCACAGATAAGAACATCAGATATTAATAGCCACCACAGATAAGAACATCAGACATTAATAGCCACCACAGATAAGAACATCAGATATTAATAGCCACCACAGATAAGAACATCAGACATTAATAGCCACCACAGATAAGAACATCAGATATTAATAGCCACCACAGATAAGAACATCAGATATTAATAGCCACCACAGATAAGAACATCAGATATTAATAGCCACCACAGATAAGAACATCAGACATTAATAGCCACCAGAGATAAGAATCAGATATTAATAGCCACCACAGATAAGAACATCAGACATTAATAGCCACCATCAGATAAGCCACCACAGAACATCCAATATTAATAGCCACCACAGATAAGAACATCAGACATTAATAGCCACCACAGATAAGAACATCAGATATTAATAGCCACCACagataagaacatccaatattaATAGCCACCACAGATAAGAACAGCAGACGTCATGCTGCTGGGTAAATCAGTGGATGAGACTCATGCCAAATGGATGGGGAGGGTTAACGTACGTGTTGGCAGCGGTGCTTCGCGAGGGAATACCGTCAAACACAATGACGCGGTCAGCCAAGTAGGTGGCCATGATGAAGTCGTGCTCCACCACAAACGCAGTCTTCTTGGCGTGGAGGATGAATCTACAAACAATGAATGTATCAAAATCAATGGCGTCCATTAAGGTTTGGGAGGTTGTAGGGTTTCTGTATTTCCTGTCAAACAACATATTCAAGGTTTGTGAATGGTACTGCTGTGAGCAATGTACAGCACGAGGTGGATCGCTTTGCTGGAGGTAGAAGTTCACCCCACcgtaaccacagatctaggatcagagtGTGTGTTTACCTTTTGATGACCTTGGCACACACGAGACGCTGCTCAGAGTCCAGGTAGGCGGAGGGCTCGTCTATCAGGTAGACATCAGCTGGTTTCCCCAGACACAGGGCCATGGCCACCCTCTGCAACTCTCCTCCAGACAGGTTCTGGACCTACAGAGACAAGCAGGGGGGTGTTCATTAGACACCAAACGGAggaaaatggactgaaacagggagtaCCTAGacatgtccaataagaaatgcttgcTTTCATTCTCTGGTCCAGTGTGTATGGTatgtatggggcggcagggtagcctagtggttagagcgctggactagtaaacgaaaggttgcaagttcaaatccccaagctgacaaggtacaaatctgtcgttctgcccctgtacAAGGcagttgttcctaggccgtcattgaagtaGGAAAGTGATTTGCATTAGACCTGTTTTATTCTGTTCTTAATGGACAAGTTAAGGAAGTAGTTGTGCATCGTTGCAAAACATTCAATGagaactgaacacaacccagaaAGCACAACTTACGTCCTGGTCGATGATGCTCTCAATCTGCATAGGCTTCATGACGTCAGTCACAAACTGGGGGTGAGTGTAGGCGTCTCGGATCTTCTCATGGAGCAGAGCCCGCACACTACCCTACAGACAGAGGACATGAGGAAGTTAGTCAGGGGCTGAGGGGCACACTACCCTACAGACAGAGGACATGAGGAAGTTAGTCAGGGGCTGAGGGGCACACTACCCTACAGACAGAGGACATGAGGAAGTTAGTCAGGGGCTGAGGGGCACACTACCCTACAGACagaggacatgagggggaaccctacagacagaggacaggggcTGAGGGCACACTACCCTACAGACAGAGGACATGAGGAAGTTAGGCAGGGGCTGAGGGGCACACTACCCTACAGACAGAGGACATGAGGAAGTTAGGCAGGGGCTGAGGGGCACACTACCCTACAGACAGAGGACATGAGGAAGTTAGGCAGGGGCTGAGGGGCACACTACCCTACAGACAGAGGACATGAGGAAGTTAGTCAGGGGCTGAGGGACACACTACCCTACAGACAGAGGACATGAGGAAGTCCTCATGAGATGAGGGGCAGGTGTCTGTGTTAGAGGTGTGTAGTTGTCAAGGCAGTGACTGGTTGGTACCTACTTTGAATTTGGGGCTTATCTTTTGGGGTTTGTAGCTGACGTTCAGGATAGGCACTTCCCCTTTGGAAGTAATAGAAAATGTTTAGGAAAAATGGACAgagagtgtacaaaacaataaGAACACCTACCTAATATTGTGTTGCACCACCCCCTTTAGCCATCAAAACAGTcccacttcaatattttgtcttgcccattcaccctctgaaaggcacacacacacaattcatgtctcaattgtctttaaggcttaaaaatccttatttaacctgtctcctccccttcatctacactgattgaagtgaatttaacaagtgacatcaataagggatcatagctttcacctggattctttgtcatggaaagagcaggtttcctaatgttttgtacactcagtgtatattagagTACATGGTTCCAGCAATTAGACAATGTGAAGAAGAACTCAAATTTGTCAAATGTTATTTACCCCCTTCATCTGGTTTCAGGCGGCCAGCCAGCATTCTGATGAACGTGGTTTTTCCCGTCCCTGAAAGAGAGGATTTAGAAATAAGTCATTATATGGAACTTGGTtgataaagacacacacactcctcccctgcctcctcaCCGTTCTCTCCCagcatgaccatgatctcagAGTCAGTGAACTCTCCTTCCAGGATCTCCAGGGCAAAGTCTCCCATGTTCTTCTTCATGTGGGGGTACTGGTAGTGGCACATCCTCTTGATCTCCTCCTCGTTGGCCGTCTccgccacctagtgttgtattaCTACATTATTATTAACTGGacggttcgagccctgaatgctgattggctgaaagaccACATACCACAGGTAAGACAAAAAAACGTACTTTTTATTACTCTaactacgttggtaaccagtttataatagcaactaggcacctctggggtttgtggcactgcgttgcgtcgtgcataagaacagccatttgccgtggtatattggccatatgccaCATATCCTCAGGCTTAATTGTATCACATTACCTTGAACACCAGCGATATCTCCCTGAAGCGCAGATTCTCCGTGGGCACATAGCCGTCCAGGAAGATGTTGATGCCTGGAGAAAGGAGTGGAGGTGGCCTGGGGTTAGATGTGAAGAGGTCAAGTGAACAGGACAGGTGTGCATTGGGAAGATATCCATTGGTTGTGGTGATATGCTCCACTGACAGATTGTGAAAAGCTGTGTTCCCATTTGGAGGGTAAGTGACAGAGGGGTGGTCTATGGGGTGCTGCGCTAGGCTACGGCCTTAAGGCTTTGAAATGTCTGTACCAGTTGGCTCTGCAGCAGACCCATTAGAGTTAGTCCCTAGTGGGGTCAGAGTGAGGGTTTACTGTAGCGGAGATCAAGTTGAGACAGATCTTCATTTGTCTTCACAGACTAGACTGTAGCCTGCCATGTACTGAGGATATACTTTATCCATTGATATCAatgcaaataataataataaagtacACATACCAATAGCCAGGGCGTCATTGTGAATGAAGtaagagggtggtagaggtagtttCGCCTTCCCTAACTCCAAAGGGCATAGTGACTACTCCATAGGCGCTGGACACTCCTTACAGACCGCGTGGTGTTTATGGTGTAATATGAAGTATTTAGGGTCCTACCTTCTCTAACTCCAAAGGGCATAGTGACTACTCCATAGGCGCTGGGCACTCCGTACAGACAGCAGATGAAGTCAGACAGGTAGTCCAGCACACTCAGGTCGTGTTCCACCACTATGATGTATCTGGGAGAGCGGACAAAATAAGAGTCAAGAGTCTACAAGACAAGAAAAAGCTGATGGAAGAACAGTGGATAATGTTCAAGTAGGCATAAAACCAAAAGTAAACCAAGTGAAATAGGGAGGAACAACCAGGTTGGTGTTTACTAGGAATAAAAGCAGAAAAAACTGCCAGGGCAGTACTACCTGCATTTGTCCAATGAGAAACTATGGTTTTTCTTTTTCCGTTGCAAAACGCTTTGCTACTGTATGCCCTTTTGAACAGGACTCAGCTCTCTAGTGAGAGCATCATGTATAATGTAACAGACCTGTCTGGGGAGATGAGGGAGCGGATGGTGACGGCAGCTCTTAGACGTTGCTTAACATCCAGGTAACTGGACGGCTCGTCAAACATGAAGCTGGAAGGAACCACATAAAGAGAGCCGTGTTAAGAACCACAACATAGTCTTGGACGGCTTCCGCTGAAGCTGGTGCTGTTGACTTACATGTCTGCTCTCTGGATGCAGACCACAGCGATGGCAAAGCGCTGCAGCTCTCCTCCTGATAGGTCCTCCACATTCCTCTCCCTGAGATGAGTCAGATCTGAGACAGTAGAGAGATGAAATAATCTGCTGGCCAAATTGTATATTTTACCGGACAACTTGACTGTAGAAGTGGGTcaaaagtagaggtcgaccgattaatcggaatggccgattaattagggccgatttcaagttttcataacaatcggtaatctgcatttttggacacagattacggccgattacattgcactccatgaggagactgcgtggcaggccgACTACCTGTTatgtgagtgcagcaaggagccacggtaaggtgctagctagcattaaacttagcttgtaaaaaaaacaatcaatcttaacataatcactagttaactacacaaggttgatgatattactggtttatctagcatgtcctgcgttgcatataatcgatgcggtgcctgttgattcaatgataaattacagcctacttcgccaaatgggtgacttaacaagcgcattcgcggaaaaaagcactgtcgttgcaccaatgtgtacctaaccataattatgacataactttGAAGGTTGTGTaacgtaacagcaatatttagacttagggatgccacccgttagataaaatacataacggttccgtatttcactaaaagaataaacgttttgtttttgaaatgatagtttcgGATTTGACTATATTTATagcctaaggctcgtatttctgtgtgttattatataataattaagtctatgatttgatagagcagtctgactgagcggtggtaggcagcagcaggcttgtaagcattcattcaaacagcactttcctgcatttgccagcagctcttcaagcattgtgctgtttatgacttcaagcctatcaactcccaagattagtctggcaatactaaagtacctattagaacatccaatagtcaaaggtatatgaaatacaaatggtatagagaaatagtcctataataactacaacctcttatcttggaatattgaagactcatgttaaaaggaacttgAACGTTAacttttttttacatggcacatattgcacttttactttcttcgccaacactttgtttttgcattatttaaaccaaattgaacatgtttcattatttatttgaggctaaattaattttattgatctattatattaagttaaaatagtgtttattcagtattgttgtaattgtaattattacaaatatatatatataaaaaaataatttggatgggctttttttggtcctccaataattggtattgGCATTGAAAAgtcataatcggttgacctctagtcaaatggaacattttttaaaacataaaTGGAAAGAGTTAGGATTACACACAAATTATAGACAAGGTGAGAAACCAATCTAAACGTACCGAGCTGCTCACAGACGATGGTCTCAGTCTTGGAGTCGTCTTTCCTGCTCA containing:
- the LOC115145582 gene encoding ATP-binding cassette sub-family E member 1, whose translation is MSEKNTRIAIVNHDKCKPKKCRQECKKSCPVVRMGKLCIEVTAQSKIVWISESLCIGCGICIKKCPFGALSIVNLPSNLEKETTHRYCANSFKLHRLPIPRPGEVLGLVGTNGIGKSTALKILAGKQKPNLGKYDAPPDWQEILTYFRGSELQNYFTKILEDDLKAIVKPQYVDQIPKTVKGTVGSILSRKDDSKTETIVCEQLDLTHLRERNVEDLSGGELQRFAIAVVCIQRADIFMFDEPSSYLDVKQRLRAAVTIRSLISPDRYIIVVEHDLSVLDYLSDFICCLYGVPSAYGVVTMPFGVREGINIFLDGYVPTENLRFREISLVFKVAETANEEEIKRMCHYQYPHMKKNMGDFALEILEGEFTDSEIMVMLGENGTGKTTFIRMLAGRLKPDEGGEVPILNVSYKPQKISPKFKGSVRALLHEKIRDAYTHPQFVTDVMKPMQIESIIDQDVQNLSGGELQRVAMALCLGKPADVYLIDEPSAYLDSEQRLVCAKVIKRFILHAKKTAFVVEHDFIMATYLADRVIVFDGIPSRSTAANTPQTLLAGMNKFLSQLEITFRRDPNNFRPRINKMNSIKDCEQKKSGNYFFLDD